ATCAGTATGAGAATTAGCAGAGACTTGACCTGCGACAAAGAGTGCAATGAGTCCGACAAGTGTTACGTGCTTATACATATGCATTTCTACCCTCCCTTTGGGTGTGTGGATGTGAAACTTTGCGCTTTACGTCGGTCCTGGTTCTGAGGGGACCTGAATGGGACTTATAATAGCAAAAAGTGTGCCATTGTGAATGGATCCAAGCTATTATATTCGTAAGGCGTTATTTTTAATGAGGATAGATTTATTATAAAAAAGCTAAAAGTCAGGCTAAATTTTATATTTTTCAACGATATATCGATGAAAAAAAAGCGATATTGACTATGAAATGATTTATTTTCAAGCATTTAAAACAAAAATAGCGATATATCGTTGTTATCGATATATCGCTATTTTCAAGAACGTTTGATTCGCAGTTTAAGAGCGTTTGATCCCCAATTTTTTTATTTTGCTATACAGAAAACGACAAGGGGTTGTGAGTAGAACTCACAACCCCTTGTTTTTATTGGTCGAGGTGGAGGGATTTGAACCCCCGGCCCCCTGCTCCCAAAGCAGGTGCTCTACCGGACTGAGCCACACCTCGTTTCTAATATCTAAAAAGTACGGGATTCGGAAAATATTGTCAATAGAAAGAATCCGATACTATCGCGTCCCAGCCAGAATCGCCTCTGCCAATTCCATCGTCTTAATCGCCTCATCTAAATTTGCCGCGGGAAGTGCGACAGGACGATCTTCTTTCACACAATCGATAAAAAATCGGTTCTGTTCGTCTGTCCCCGATCCATCCCCGCTCAACTCTCTTTTCTCCCCATCACAAAAAACCTCTCCGCGTGACACGCCCTCCATATAAGCCGAAATCTCGTGCCCGTGAATCTCATAACGCTCCAGCCTGGCATTGGTCGTATAATTGTGAATAAGCTGCGCGACAACGCCATTTTCAAACGCGACGAGCGCCGCGTGTACATCCCGATAACCGGACATAGACCGCTGCACCACACTGTGAACTTCGGAAACATCGGCATCTGCCAAAAAGCGGATCGTATCAATGGCGTGAATCGGCGTCTCAAAAAGCATACAATCCATCAGCACCTCGGCAAATTTACCCGAATTTCCCAAATCCGTGATACTCTTGTGGAACTCCCCCACCAATTGCGTCACAGGACCGCGGTCCAGCACCAGATTTCGCGCCTCGACAATAATCGGATGAAAACGCCGATTCCATCCCACCATGGCTTTCGCACCCATTTCGTCCGATGCGGCTTTTAACGCTTCGGTCTCTTGCAAGCTCAAACCGGGAGGTTTCTCCAAAAAAGTATTGACCCCAGCCTCCAGACACGGCAATGCGAGCGTGGCATTTAAGTGGGCAGGCGGCGCGACAAAAACCGCATCCAGAGCCACACCTTCGAGCAACGCGGAAACATCGCCGTATTGCCCTTCAATCCCGTACTCTTCACACACGGACTCGCGGATCTCTACAACCGGATCGCAGACCGCTGCGAGATGCACATCTTCAAATTCATTCAAAGACCGAATGTGTCCCCTGCCCCGGCCACCACATCCAATCACACCAACGCGCACGCTATCCATTATATCCTCCTCAATCTGTCCACTCCGCAGGATCAATATCCATCCACTTCGAATCCATTTCGCCCCATTTATTGGGCGCCGTATCGATTTCGTACTTGGCAAAAACCCGATCAATTGCCCGCTTTGTATCCTCATCCAATGTCCACCCCAGAGCACCCATATTGTCTTCTACCTCTTCTGGCCTTCTCGCACCCACCAGTGCCGTACTCACAGCCGGGTGAGACAACACCCAGTTCAGCGCCATATGCGGCAGATTTTTGCCCAACCCCGCGGCAATCTCCTTTAACTCATTCACCGCCCGAACATTGCGCTGGAAAATACCCGGTTCAAACAGGCGCAAAGTCGTATTGCTACCGCCTCTTCTGCGCCAATCATTATCTTCAAAAACCGTATCTTCTGTAAACGCGCCAGCGAGCAATCCATAAGCCAGAGAACCGTATGTCATTATCCCCACATTATTTGCTTCGGCGTAGGGAAACGTCCATTTGACATGGCGGCGATCAAACAAATTACACCCGTATTGCAACACATCCACGCGCCGCGCATCCATACACCGCGCGATCTCTGGAGGCGTAAAATTCGACAGCCCCACAAACCGCGTCTTTCCCGCCTGGACAATCTCCTCCAGAGCGCCCATAGTCTCTTCAAAAGGCGTATCGCGGTCGGGCCAATGCACGAGATACACATCGACGTAATCCGTATTCAGCATCTCCAAACTCTGCTCAATCGCCCGGTGGACCATTTCTTTGCTGCTATCTCTGCCCTGCTCGTATCCAATGCCGAACTTCGTAACCAGAATCACATCTTTGCGCCTGGGTCCCAGCGCGCGCGCAAGCAACCGTTCAGACGCACCACTGCCATATCCCTGCGCCGTATCAAAACAATTGATCCCCAGATCAATAGCTCGATTGACCGCGGCAACGACCTCAGCGTCATCAATAGACCCATATCCCCCACCCAATTCCCAGCATCCAAAACCGATTGCCGAAACCTTCAATCCCGTCTGTCCAAACTCGCGATATTCCACAATAACCTCCTTCATTCCCGTTCAAACTTCGGTTGCCTGGGTGCAAAACCGCGATCCATGCGATAGGGACAATCTTTTAACGGCAGATGCACCCGTTTACCCCCTCGCTGGTGCGATTCGACAAAAGCAAAAATCAATTCTTGATTGGCATGTGCCAACCGCACACCGCACCGCGTCGGCTCGCCCGTATCCAGCGCATGTGCCAGGTCTTCAATCAAATGCACCGTCGAACTCGTCGGCTCCACCTCTGGAAAATCTCCATATCCCAGCACATTCCGTCCCCTGTGATCATGCCCAACGACCTCGCGCACCTGCCACCCCGCGCCATTTTGCAAAGCCGTCACAACCCCTGCATCGCCCACAGCTTCAACCTCCAGACCACGTCCGGAATTGAGGGCATAAGCCGTCACGCCATTTTCAAACTGGATAATCCCGTGTCCCGCGGGATCCGCCTTCAAAATATTCCCCTCAATCTCGTCTGCACCCTGCGATAGATGTCCCTGTACCCACGACGCGGGATGGTCGCTATTGAGGCGCATCAACAGATCAAAACTGTGACTTGCACCATTGAAAAGAGAACTGGTCTGGTGAATGATCAGCGACCGCAACCGCCCAATGCGCCCGCTATCAATCACTTCCTTCATGCTGTCATACCCTCTATCCCATCGCCGATTGGTACCCAGATTGAAAAACACACCATTGCGCTCACACGCATCGACCATCGCATCGGCATCCGCCATAGAAGCCGCCATCGCTTTTTCCGCATAAATCGCCTTTGCCCCATGCTCGGCAGCATATACCACAATCTCTGCGCGCTGCTCTGGCTGCGTCGCCACGCTCACAATATCTGGCTCTTCCGTATGGATAAGTTCCCGATAATCCGTGTACTGTCGCGATTTTGGCACCCCATATCGCTCGCCCGCCTGCGCCATCACATCTTCGCGCAGATCCGAACACGCGACCAGATCTGTTCGATCACATGCCTCGTATCCCGCCGCATGGGAATACGCCCGCGTGTGATCCACCTCATTGTCAATAAATGCACCCATCCGACTGCATCCAATCAGTGCTGCGCGATATGTTTTCATGACCTGCTCCCAATGAAGACCTAAACGTGAAAAATGTATAAATCCCGTTCTTCCAACGGCAGATTAACCCACGAACTCCCCCGACGGTGGCTTTCCGCTACCGCAATACATGCCTCTGTGACATGATGGGCAACCTCCACATGTCCCAGCGTTGGACGCCCTTGTTCATAAGCTTCTACCAAATCCTCAAGACACGACACCACATGGCTTTTTGGCGCAACATGCGCGACCTCTGCATCATCCCACCCCTGGCGTTTGCCCACCATGTTACCGGATTTTCTGAGCTTTATACCATCCCCATTGTTAATCGACCGGATGCACCCCTTTGTCCCCATCACCTCAAACTCCCAGCCACCCGCGGGGACCGACCAGGCTTCTACGCCATTTTCAAATCGCAATTGAAAAGTCGCGCTCGGATCAAAAGCAATGTGATTGTTCTCAATCGCAAAATCTCGCGGCAATAATTCACCGCGCACCGCTTCAATCTTTGGATCGCCCAACAAAAAAGAGAGCGTATCTATAGAGTGGATATGCCCGTGCATCAAAGATGAGGCCGCGTAGTGAATAGCCGCTCTGGGTTCGCCAATCTCACCCTCGGCAATTGCGCGGCGCACGGCGTGATAACTCACGTTAAATCGCCTCAAAACACCCGTATTGAACACAGTGCCATTTGCTACCACCGCATCTAAAATCTCATCTGCCCGCGCCACCGAACTCGCCATCGCCTTCTCCACATACAACATCGGCACCCCAGCATTGGCAAGGCTCACGGTTAAATCTGCATGCGAATCGCCTCTGAAATTCGCGTCGGGTGCCTCATTGGCGGGCTTAAACAAACCCGAAGCCGTTGTACACACCGCCACCAGATCGAGCGACTCTCGTGCCACCATCTCCATATAATCTTCGTAAACAGCCTTCACACCCCATCGCTCGGTAAAATCCGCCCGCTTATCTGCCTGCAAATCAGATCCGGCGACGAGTTCCAGTTGATCTATCACCCCACAACAGGCCGCAACAGAATACGGTTTGACAGCATGCCCTTCATCGTCAATCGTGCTGCCCATTCGTCCCAATCCAATAATACCCACGCGGTAGGTTTTCAAAATGTGCCTCCTTTAGTTTTCCACCCAGACGCTTGCATTATGCCATGAACAGGCGGACAACACAATCACAATCTATTGCCCCCGGAAATCACGCCAGAACCGCATCACAAATGCCCAGGCGAACAAACGAACAGCAATAGCATAAGCGATGCCCCCAACCACAACGCCCAATAACAGAGCTTCAACAGGCCCCAGATCTGTCAATAAACGAACCGCGACCAGCGCAACCGCGACCCATAGCGTCGTCAGCAATGGCCCGACAAATGACTTGAAATAATCGGCCATTCGCAAATCAATCAAACGATTGACCAGTATTTGCGTAACCACGAGAAATAACACGGCAGCCGCTGAAAGCACGGCGGCGATCCCATCAATCCCATAGCGCACCCCCCAATAAAGCGCGGGCACAAAAACAACCAGATTTACAAGCGTCCACCGAAACGCCCAGTTTGCCTTTCCCTTGGCGAGAAAAACCGATCCCACAACTGTCCCCACAGCTTTAAGCATACCCGCTAAAATCAACAGCCTGAGTGGATTAAGAGCAGGCAACATCTCCTCGCCTTTCACCAGCAACAAAATTTCTCGCCCATAGATGAAACCACCTATTAGCGCGGGCCAGGACAAAAGGGCAATCGCAGTAATCGTGCGCGTATATCCCCGTCGCAAGGTCTGATTATTGCGCTGCACCACGGAAAAAGCCGGAAAAATCACCCGCGTCAGCACAACACTCGCCCGATTCAATGGAACCATTGTGTATTGATAGGCAAAAGCGTACAGACCCGCGGCAACTGGCCCCAGCAAAACAGGGACAAAATAGACCTTGTCCAGATTATTGTTGATATTGTTGAGCAGATTCGCGCCAGAAACATTGAATCCAAATGGCAAAAGTGCCTTCAGCTTTGCCCAACTAAACGACAGCGACGGCATCCAGGCAGCGGCAATCCACAAACCGCCCAACAATGCGACCTCCCTCGTTATTGCATTCCAAACCGCACTTTTTATACCCCAACCACCAAAGAGAAGACCAATGCCGACAATTGCGGCAATCAACGCGGCGATCATTTCACTTATGGCTATGGATTGAAAACGCAAATCTCGAGCCAGAATTGCTTTCACAATCCCCGAAACAGAGGCAAGGGGAATGATCAAAGCCATGGGTTTTGCAATATCAAAAAACGCCGCAATATTCGGTGTTCTCCCCCACCAGATAATGAGAAGCCACTCACTCGCTATAAACCCGACAAAAAGCGCAATCCCCACAAAAAGACAGGCCCAAAAAGCAGAAGAAAAATGGATCCGCGAGGCGTCTTGATATTTTATCAAAGCGTCGTTTAGACCCAATACACCCACCATCTGAAACAAAACCAGAATGCGCTGTGCCCAGATGAAATACCCCATATCTTCCAGATTTAGAATCCGAAAAAAAATCAGTGTCACGATGAGATGCACGCCCAACCCGCCGCCTGTCCAAAACGCACCGCGCACCGCTCGTGTCGCCAAAGACTGATTGCTCATATCCCCTACCACGAATGCATGTGATGCCCGCGTCCGGGAAACCAGATTTGATCTACCACATAGGACGTGAACACGGCAAGCCCATAGCCCACCAGCATACCGACAAAAAAGGGTCTGCTGCGCCGATAAAGCGAAGCTCCCCCAATGCGAAGAATAATCGCTTTGGCACTCCACGCGATTAAAATGGACATCGTCGAGTGCATCGCGTGCCCCACTGGCACAATCATCCCTATAGGGTGCAGAGGCCACCATGTAAAGCGATACCGCAAAAAACTCATAACACTAAAAATGAGCGCCCCAGCACCTAAAAACAAATAGCGTTCGGGTTTGTATTCGGGCACTTCTTTTAAGGCTTTGACCAGAGCGTCGTACACGCGCGGAGGGTAGCGCGTAAACGGAAGATCATTAAAATTATACGCACCGTATGTATAACTCAAAAAAATCGTCAGAATCACCGTCCATCCAATCCCAACGATGAGCGTCACGAGTACAACCATCAACAAACGCCCCTTTTGCTGCTGGATCAACTCGCCCAACCTGGCAATGTGAACCAGAGGCACCATAAACATCGCCTTGCTCTGGCAACGCAGGGAAGAAAACAACGTGATTGACGTTCGTGCCCCCGCCGAATAATCCACCGGATGAAAAAACAAATCTGCAAACCCGGCCTCGTTGATCGGCATGCTCATATACACCACGCCAGTCTCGGCAATAATGCGGGCAAGCCCAATATAGGCAGTGAACAAACCCAGGGTTAGCAGACACACAAACTTCCATTCCAACCCCATCGTGCGCAACCACAACAACATGAACAACACACTGATCACAAGCGAAATAACCGCCATGCGGTGCGACATCAACTCATTCGAATCATCCACGGTATCATCGCCCCACAAAGCCTTGCGAAACACATCCTTCAAATGCAGCCGCGCCGTCCAGAATGTCCAGAAAACCAGAGCGATAAACGCGCCGGCACTTTGCAAACCAGCCACTGCATCGCCGGGACCTGTTTTGGCTGACAATGTGAACCCAACCCTGCGAAAAAAAGCAATCTCATTGAGATACAAAAGATGAAAGACCAGAATGGAAAACAACACATCCACATTGGCAAAATACGCAAAGCCAATCGTAAAAAAATTCACCCCTGTATGCTGCGGCGGATAAAATCTGGCAAAATAAAACCACTGCTGCCCCAACCAGATAATGGGAATACCGGGATTGAAATACGACATAATATTCCACGCCTTCACAAAAAAAATCAGGCCGCATCCGATCCAGAACAACCGATTGTACAAAATACCTTCCCGCTTTGGCGCGTCAGCCGCCGACGCCAGTTCTACCGGCGGACCGAGCACGGGATAAGCCACGCGCTCGTGCTCAGACCACTGTTTGCGCAACATACTCGAAAGCGCGATAGACGCCAGAACAATAGCCGCAACAACGCTCAACCACCAGAACAGCGGCACTACCCACACATCCCAGGGAATAGACTGCCCTGCAGGCAGGCCCTCGTAAAGCCATTGCATGGCATAGCCTTCGTTGCTCGGCACCAGCCAATCGGGCAAATGCGGATGGACAAATTCCGACCATTGATTTTCGGGCGTCGCCAGATAATGCGGCACCGAAATCATGCCCAGGAAAAAACTCGTCAAACCATACGCGGGAATGGCCGCGCCCAAAAGCCCCATCGCCAGCACCACCAGCAACTCGGTTTGACACAGTGCATATCGAGGCTTTATCCAGCGCACCAGCTGATTCAGCAACACCACCAGCACATAGGTACACAACAATACCATTGGAAAATGGCTGATATTCATACGCGAGGTGTGGGCGATATACTCGGCATGCGTATTCCAAAACGCAATCCACAACACCATCACCAACCCAAAAAGAACAGCCCTGAGCGTGATGCCCTCACGCGTCGCCACATCTATTGTATTTGAGGCTTGTACTTCGGCCATAATCCACCTTTCTCAATCGCCTAACTGAACTCCCAAACTAATAACAGGAGACAAAAGATGCAACCGGCAACCGTGCATCTCTCACCTCCTGTTGATAGATTACAACAAATTACGCAAATCCATCTGCCCGATTTCTGCGCCCCCACAAGCGATACTCAAATGTAACGCCGTCCGCAGCACTGCGCCCCAGTTGCCTGAACCCCACCGATTCAAACACCCCTACCGCACCAACCCTATCGCGCGGCACAACTACCTCCAACAACCGCACCCCTGCCTCTCGCAAATGCTCTGTCAGCGCATTGACCAACCGCGTTGCCACACCAAAGCGCCGATGCGTGTCACGCACCCCAAGCCCCACAATTACAGCCTGCATCTCATCCTGCAACCACGCCACAAATCCAATCACACAATCGCCCTGCACAGCTACAAGCGTCTGTTCCACATCTATGAACACACGCCCACCCGACAACGCCACAACACATTGTGGCCCAATATTTTTCACTAATTCATTAAGTGCATTTCTATCAGAAATTTGTGCCGAACGCACGGTTAAATTGGGTAACATGGATAGAGTACTGCTATCAAGTCTTACCTCTCCAACAACTCAATTTCATACCCATCGGGATCATCGACAAACGCCATTTTGCGTCCCGTGGGAAATGTCTCTCGCCAATCGCCGGGCCAAATATCGAGTCCCTTATTCTCCAACTCATCGCAAAAAGCAATCAAATCGGGTACGCCGATCGCAAAATGCATCAAATCTTCGGGCACATTCAACTCGTAATCATCGGAATACGTCAACTCCAACGTATGCTCGTTGCCCGGCAATTCCAGATGGCAAATCTGATTGCCCGCTGGCGACTTATCCGAGCGGCTCTTCAGCACAAAACCAAAGTGATCGCAATAATACTGGATCGACCTGTCCAAATCGCTCACGCGAATGCGCGTATGAAGAAATACAGCCATGGAAAACTCCTTTGAAAAATGAAAAAGTGAGATTTACAACTTCAACAACCACCAAAGATACACATGAATGGGACAAAGACAAGAAAAAGGCGAGGGACTGGAAGCCTGGGGCAAAAAAAAACAGGTCGCGCACAAAGCGGAACCTGATTGACAAAACAGAGAGAGGAAAGTTAGACCATGGAATACGTCGATGGTGACGGGGGTTTGACCTTTTGCCCGGGTACTATCCCCAGAGCGCGTTGTACTCGCCGTATGGCGATACGGTAGTGGCTTTGCACCGCACTTTTTGAGATCTCTAAAAGCAGCGCGATCTCTGTAAACGTCTTGCCCTGCGAGCGCAGCAACAAAACCTCGTACTTGCGTCCCACCAACACCGTCTCAATGACATCTTTAACCTGAGCCAAACGCACGGGGTCTGCCTCGCCGGGCATTAAATGACGGATATGACATGGCGCGCCGTTTTCCTGTAAATTATCGGAAAGGCGAGCGATATCTTCTGGCGAAAAACAAATCTCGCGCACCGTGTTATAATGTATTCTTTCGCGCTTCATAGCATTTTGTAGAAATGATCAACTCCGTCAAATTTCGAAAAACAGGACGCCGTAATTTAGCGGATTCAAACACGCTTGGCAAGGAAAAATACCTTATTGCAAGCCAAAAATTGCGCTTCTACCAAAGTTGTACCCCGCCTCGCAAACATCTTGACGAAAAATAATTTATGCTTAAATAAAAAGTAAAACTCCGCCGGAGGCGGCAACCACTGGACGATTGAGCACCAATCCTACAATATGGAGTACCTTTATGCTACGTGTATGTGTCATCGGGCTGGGACCAATTGGCAACCGGCACGCTGATATTTATGTAGAAAACCCACTATCCGATCTCGTGGGCGTATGCGACATCGACGAAACCCGCGCCAATGCGGCCGCACAACGCCTGGGCGTCACCGCTTTTTATAACGTTCCAAAAATGCTTGAAGAACTCAAACCCGATGTGGTAAGCGTAGCCACGGGTGGCTATGAATACAGCAGTGATCACTACGCGCCCACCATGCAAGCCCTCGAAGCTGGCTGTCATGTCCTGGGCGAAAAACCCATCTCAAATAATATTTCACACGGCGAAGAAATGGTCGCCAAAGGAAAAGAAATGGGCGTCTGCTACGGCATTGACCTCAATCACCGCTTTACCCCTGCGGCTCGACTTGCAAAAAAATGGGTCGATGAAGGGCGCCTGGGGCACCTTCTCTTTATCAATATGGCAATGTGGATCATGAATCCGGCGGAAAGCTCACCGTATTATCACCTCAAAGCACTTCACCCACACACCATTGACGTCATGCGCTATTTCTGCGGCGACATCGAAGCGGTTCAATGTTTCGCCACCAAAGCACCCGGGCGCCAAATATGGTCCACCGCGCAGTTCAACATGCGTTTTAAAAATGGCGTGGTCGGCTCACTCACGGGCAGTTACGACATCGCGCGCGGGCACCCCATGGAGCGCTGCGAAGTCGCCGGCACAGGCGGCCGCTTCGTCCTCGATGACATGTGGCACGAACTCACCCTCTACCCGGCGGGCAACCTCGAAAAAACCGTGTACACAGACCCGGCCTTTGGGGGATTTGGAGACTTTATCGACACCTTCCGCGACCGCATCGGCACATTTCTCCGCCAGGTCAGCGACGGGGTTGCACCCGAAGACATCGACGGCTCGGGCGAAGACGGCCTCGCCGCGCAAAAAGTCATTGCCGCAGCCATTGAATCGCTCGATACCGAAACCGTTGTTTACGTAAAATGAGGGACATTTATGGACAAGGTTCACATTGGCGTCATCAGCCACGCACACGGACACATCAACACATATTGCGGTCAAATGCAGCATTTTGACGATGTCGAACTCATCGCCACATGGGACGACAACAAAGACCGCGGGCGCGAGAACGCCAACAAATTCGGCATGGAATTTCGCACATCCGCAGACGCCGTACTCAGCGACCCAAATATCGACACCGTCATGATCGGCATAGAAACCAACCGCCACGCAGAATACGCGATAGTGGCCGCTCAGGCGAGAAAAAATATCCTGCTCCAAAAACCCATGGCCACTACCCTTGAAGATTGCGACCGCATCATCGAAGCCGTAAATAACTCGGGCGTCAAATTCAGCATGGCCTTTCAGATGCGGCAGGACCCCGTCAACCGCAAAATTAAGGAACTCGTTGGAAAAGGCACAGTTGGTAATATCGCGGTTGTCCGACGAAGACATTGCATCCCCGTACTGCTCAATCCCCACTTCGTCACTGGCACATCCAGATGGCACCTCGACCCCATTGCCAATATCGGAATGTACTTCGACGACGCCATCCATGCCGCCGACTGGTTCTACTGGACCTTTGGCCGCCCCGTCTCAGTAATGGCCGAAATCGACAACATCGTGACAGATACTGCGCCTGACGATAACGGCGTCTCCATCTTTCGTTTTGAAACCGGCATGATGGGCATATTATTCAACGGCTCCACCATTGCCGCAGGCGTCAACACCACTGAAATCTACGGCGACGAAGGAACCATCATCCAGGACTACGGCGACGCGCCCTCCACCTCTGCGCCGCGATCAGAAGACGCTGTCCCACTCAAATACATCCGTCGCGGTGACGATCGCTGGACCGAATTCAAAATGGACATCCCCAAAGGACAGGGCGAGCGCATCGCCGCCATACCCCGTCCATTCATCAACTATATTCGCGGCCTGAGCGACGAACGCGTCTCCCCCGAAGAGGGGCGCGTCTCCGTTGAAATGATCCTCGGCGCGTATCAATCGGCAAAAGAAGGCAGAAGAATCACATTCTAAAAGCGTGCAATGAAAGGATAACCCAATGCAACAATCCTATCCCGATCTCGACACATACAAACGGGAAGTCTTCGCCCGCGAAGACGACTTGCTCAAAAACATCATGCCCGACGCTGCCGAACAGGGTATTCCGCGAATCTCAGTCAGCCCCGAAGCCGGACAAACCCTGTATTTGCTCGCCAGGACAATCGGCGCAAAAAAAATCCTCGAATTTGGCGCGCTCGCTGGTTATTCGGGAATCTGGCTCGCCCGTGCACTGCCCGAAGACGGGCAATTCATCACACTGGAAATTGAATCCAAACACGCCGATGTCACGCGGCGCAACTACGAAAAAGCCGGATTATCTGACCGAACAGACGTGCGATTAGGCGACGGCACAGAACTCCTGAAAGACGCGGCACAGGACGGACCATTTGACCTCATCTTCATCGACGCAGACAAAGAAAGCTATCCCAAATACCTCGACTTTGCCCTTGAAAACACGCGCCCGGGCGGCCTCATCATCGCCGACAATGCCAATGGACACGGACATGCACACCGCGCACTGCCCGAAGGCGATGGTCGCCGCGGCATACAGGACTACAACCGCCGCGTTGCCAACCACCCAAAACTCATCTCCAACATCATTCCCGTAGGCGGCTGGCTCGCCGTCTCACTCGTTTTGGACTAAATATAAGAACTGATCGCTTGACCCCTCCATTGCCCTTCTTTATATTTTTCAAAACTGACAGAGGTCGCGTCCATGGTCTATGAAGCCCAAATCGAAGGCATATTTATCGACCGCCAACACGAAGAGCCAGTTGTTATGCTCAAACAAAAAGACGGCGACCACCGCGTGCCAATATGGATTCAAATGGGCGAAATGTTCTCGCTTGCCCTTCATATTGCAGGCGAAAATTTCAAACCACCGCGTCCATTTGCACACGACCTGATCAAAACCGTTATTAAAAACCTGCAAGCCAGCGTTCAACACGCGCTCATCACAGACATTATAGACCACGTCTATCGCGCGCAATTGCACCTCACCTCCCCCGAAACCCCTCTGGAACTCGACGCGCGCCCCAGCGACGCGATCTTGATGGCACTCAAATTTGATGCGCCAATCTACATTGACGAAAAAGTAATAAAAAAAAGTGCCGAACTGTCCCAAAAACATCCCCCTGAACGCCTTCAGCAGAGACTCCAAAAACTGCACCCGGAAGATTTTATCAACTTTGTTCAATGAAAAAATTATTCACACTCCTGTTTCTCCTCCTCTTCTCTACCCAGATATCGGGTGAGATGTACAGCCAGAAAGCGGAAACCCTCTTCCAACGCGCGATTGCCCATTATATTCAAGACAAATTATCAGACGCCCGGGATGGGTTTATAGAACTCGTCGAACAACACCCCCCCAACCAGCGCACCTCTGCCGCGAGATTCATGCTGGCAAAATCGCATTACAAATTGAAAGCATACGATTTGGCCCTGACCGCGGCCATCGCGCTTCAACACCACTACCCACGCAGCCGATACATCTCTGAAACCGATCTAATTATTGGCGACTGTTATTTTCATCAGCATCGGATTTACAACGCCGCCACACAATATGCGCGTGTGCTCACCAGCAGTGCCGACATACGCCTCAAAGCGCGCGCAGCAGACCGCCTTGGCCAATTATCCGGTAGCGAAAAGCTGCCTGATAGCGAGGTCGAAAAATTGAAAACCGACTTTAATCGCGCCATCATCGACGAAGCCATTGCCTTTGGCAAAGCGCACTGGCATATCAAAATCGGCAATCTCGAAAAGGGCAACAAATACCTGACCCTCT
The DNA window shown above is from Gemmatimonadota bacterium and carries:
- a CDS encoding bifunctional nuclease family protein; translated protein: MVYEAQIEGIFIDRQHEEPVVMLKQKDGDHRVPIWIQMGEMFSLALHIAGENFKPPRPFAHDLIKTVIKNLQASVQHALITDIIDHVYRAQLHLTSPETPLELDARPSDAILMALKFDAPIYIDEKVIKKSAELSQKHPPERLQQRLQKLHPEDFINFVQ
- a CDS encoding O-methyltransferase; the encoded protein is MQQSYPDLDTYKREVFAREDDLLKNIMPDAAEQGIPRISVSPEAGQTLYLLARTIGAKKILEFGALAGYSGIWLARALPEDGQFITLEIESKHADVTRRNYEKAGLSDRTDVRLGDGTELLKDAAQDGPFDLIFIDADKESYPKYLDFALENTRPGGLIIADNANGHGHAHRALPEGDGRRGIQDYNRRVANHPKLISNIIPVGGWLAVSLVLD
- a CDS encoding VOC family protein, with protein sequence MAVFLHTRIRVSDLDRSIQYYCDHFGFVLKSRSDKSPAGNQICHLELPGNEHTLELTYSDDYELNVPEDLMHFAIGVPDLIAFCDELENKGLDIWPGDWRETFPTGRKMAFVDDPDGYEIELLER
- a CDS encoding Gfo/Idh/MocA family oxidoreductase, with the translated sequence MDKVHIGVISHAHGHINTYCGQMQHFDDVELIATWDDNKDRGRENANKFGMEFRTSADAVLSDPNIDTVMIGIETNRHAEYAIVAAQARKNILLQKPMATTLEDCDRIIEAVNNSGVKFSMAFQMRQDPVNRKIKELVGKGTVGNIAVVRRRHCIPVLLNPHFVTGTSRWHLDPIANIGMYFDDAIHAADWFYWTFGRPVSVMAEIDNIVTDTAPDDNGVSIFRFETGMMGILFNGSTIAAGVNTTEIYGDEGTIIQDYGDAPSTSAPRSEDAVPLKYIRRGDDRWTEFKMDIPKGQGERIAAIPRPFINYIRGLSDERVSPEEGRVSVEMILGAYQSAKEGRRITF
- a CDS encoding GNAT family N-acetyltransferase encodes the protein MLPNLTVRSAQISDRNALNELVKNIGPQCVVALSGGRVFIDVEQTLVAVQGDCVIGFVAWLQDEMQAVIVGLGVRDTHRRFGVATRLVNALTEHLREAGVRLLEVVVPRDRVGAVGVFESVGFRQLGRSAADGVTFEYRLWGRRNRADGFA
- a CDS encoding Gfo/Idh/MocA family oxidoreductase yields the protein MLRVCVIGLGPIGNRHADIYVENPLSDLVGVCDIDETRANAAAQRLGVTAFYNVPKMLEELKPDVVSVATGGYEYSSDHYAPTMQALEAGCHVLGEKPISNNISHGEEMVAKGKEMGVCYGIDLNHRFTPAARLAKKWVDEGRLGHLLFINMAMWIMNPAESSPYYHLKALHPHTIDVMRYFCGDIEAVQCFATKAPGRQIWSTAQFNMRFKNGVVGSLTGSYDIARGHPMERCEVAGTGGRFVLDDMWHELTLYPAGNLEKTVYTDPAFGGFGDFIDTFRDRIGTFLRQVSDGVAPEDIDGSGEDGLAAQKVIAAAIESLDTETVVYVK